Proteins found in one Methanospirillum hungatei JF-1 genomic segment:
- a CDS encoding chemotaxis protein CheW, with translation MVVDILEFELGGELYAMDIGIAREIVEMLPITPIPRAPSHVTGLLNLRGEITTIINLHYLLGITPAKKREEQKIMVLIPDAFENTSVGVIVDEVHSVLTIDENSIDTNIKGVDEHLTDYIQGIIKLDEEEGIRAESSSEEHESEKRLIIWVDVKKILTGTTETSSSLHE, from the coding sequence ATGGTTGTAGATATTTTGGAATTTGAGTTAGGGGGAGAATTATATGCCATGGATATCGGCATAGCACGTGAAATCGTGGAGATGCTGCCAATAACACCAATACCCCGTGCTCCCTCCCATGTTACTGGTCTCTTAAACCTCCGGGGAGAGATTACCACCATTATAAACCTGCATTATCTTCTTGGCATCACACCGGCTAAGAAGCGGGAAGAGCAGAAGATTATGGTACTTATTCCGGATGCCTTTGAAAATACCAGTGTCGGTGTAATCGTCGATGAGGTTCACAGTGTCCTCACTATTGATGAGAATTCCATTGATACCAATATTAAGGGAGTAGATGAACACCTGACCGATTATATTCAGGGTATTATCAAACTCGATGAAGAAGAAGGGATCAGGGCTGAAAGTTCTTCAGAAGAACATGAATCAGAAAAAAGACTGATTATCTGGGTAGACGTGAAAAAAATTCTGACGGGGACGACAGAAACGTCGTCATCCCTTCATGAGTAA